One part of the Pseudomonadota bacterium genome encodes these proteins:
- a CDS encoding prepilin-type N-terminal cleavage/methylation domain-containing protein, translated as MVRARRRRDQIRPERSNRAVHQGDGAVRSREEVRRRQGRGFTLIEVLVALAIFALVAVPLINLELGSTSAIARVQSEREAHYLAIYTLDTLLATRFKGERTDTRGPYTVKVRSTSVETAKLPIERLQVAVYANNDEIGLATAYRLRQNSEQP; from the coding sequence GTGGTACGTGCCCGACGTCGGCGTGATCAAATCAGACCTGAGCGGTCCAACCGAGCGGTACATCAAGGAGATGGTGCTGTTCGAAGCCGCGAAGAAGTGAGGCGACGCCAGGGCCGCGGCTTCACCCTGATCGAGGTGCTCGTGGCCCTTGCCATCTTCGCGCTCGTGGCCGTTCCGCTCATCAACCTCGAGCTGGGCTCCACGAGCGCCATCGCGCGCGTGCAGTCAGAGCGCGAGGCGCACTACCTCGCCATCTACACCCTCGACACCCTGCTCGCGACGCGGTTCAAGGGCGAGCGCACCGACACGCGCGGCCCCTACACGGTGAAGGTGCGGTCGACCTCGGTGGAGACCGCAAAGCTGCCCATCGAGCGGCTGCAGGTCGCCGTCTACGCCAACAATGACGAGATCGGTCTGGCAACGGCCTACCGACTGCGCCAGAACAGCGAGCAGCCGTAG